In Peromyscus maniculatus bairdii isolate BWxNUB_F1_BW_parent chromosome 21, HU_Pman_BW_mat_3.1, whole genome shotgun sequence, one DNA window encodes the following:
- the Tff3 gene encoding trefoil factor 3 — METRALWLMLLVLLAGPSGLASEYVGLSPSQCMVPAKERVDCGYPRVTEEQCNNRGCCFDSSIPNVPWCFKPLQETECTF; from the exons atggagACCAGAGCCCTCTGGCTAATGCTGCTGGTCCTGCTTGCGGGGCCCTCTGGGCTAGCTTCGGAGTATGTTGGCCTGT CTCCAAGCCAGTGTATGGTCCCGGCAAAAGAAAGGGTGGACTGCGGCTACCCCAGAGTCACAGAAGAGCAGTGTAACAACCGTGGCTGCTGCTTCGACTCCAGCATCCCGAATGTGCCCTGGTGCTTCAAGCCTCTGCAGGAGACAG aatGCACATTTTGA